TGTAGCCGGTTTGAAGCTCCATGAGCTCGAAGAGCCCGAGCTTCTGCATCTTGCCGTCAGGAAAGACAAGCGAAGGAACGGCTTCGGCAGCGCACTCATAAAGACAATGATAAATTCCTTCATGATTGATACTCTTGCAGTGTGGACAGACGAAGATGCCGTCGGTTTTTATGAGAAGATAGGGTTCAATATTGTGAATGAAATCCGGACTCTGAATGGATTGATTCGATACAAACTCCGATTTTCTCGCGCTAGATCCCTTGGGAGGTTAGAAACGTGAAGATCTTATTCCTTAATAGACTTGACAGATACTGGGAAGGAAAGGTTGAAGGGCTTGCAAGAGCATTCCCCGAAC
The Mesotoga infera genome window above contains:
- a CDS encoding N-acetyltransferase; protein product: MIKEVEFDNLPRRFREVFSGCLGRPEQSDEVLKMYRAPERRLFAMRQGGSIVAVAGLKLHELEEPELLHLAVRKDKRRNGFGSALIKTMINSFMIDTLAVWTDEDAVGFYEKIGFNIVNEIRTLNGLIRYKLRFSRARSLGRLET